In the genome of Monodelphis domestica isolate mMonDom1 chromosome 2, mMonDom1.pri, whole genome shotgun sequence, one region contains:
- the LOC100032797 gene encoding LOW QUALITY PROTEIN: uncharacterized protein LOC100032797 (The sequence of the model RefSeq protein was modified relative to this genomic sequence to represent the inferred CDS: inserted 2 bases in 1 codon): MGFLQEAFWRRGLLHFICVGAECEDRHGFPGGLVVRIRRSHRRGPGSIPGQGKVFCCCLASHLPTVQASPQGSGLSLGGPWSPVHPVVHCLVECQVGLSESVCRWLCAKGVRKPRVPGPPSLGKGSPRPRESSVYTRFAHSTACLRPNFHPESSNHRAGFQLQLCPYPFLLSTASQPGRDTPGASWEHRVPEQGQPPNRQLPNPADADPRKSFRVCWDPGKPLSARAPPLSPRLWKATASYPRQGSGGAEPSDPIQWSVGGRGGLLQTLSSVLPEKPGSRTRHRHRSREKTPKSSRSRDPPGTQVPTRSAPTGPAAPEVLANATSTSSTSFNSTGSYGSTGSSAGPSVCQFLCLADQSGRNPPALCEASTPASASGARLPAFSVSAGRRLPEVARNPKEAACPSAARRGWGGRRSVPEPLVQQRRESEAIRLEEISPLVRNKMKETAAAYLGQRVSSTAITVPAYFSDPRRQGTKDAGTMAGLQVLRIINEPVTEAVAHGLDRSDRDRRGAHLLLFDLDRGICDLSVLTVHDGIFEVQATTRDTXLDGEDFDNPLMNHLVGEFRRQPRKDPSQNQRPLREMRSAVERASRRHAVVQRAGQPGDRLPGRGGAPVQGHHPGRFEELCSDLYPGTLERVEKACGTPRCTRARSTGSCCWW; encoded by the exons ATGGGGTTCCTGCAGGAGGCGTTTTGGAGGCGCGGGCTGTTGCATTTCATCTGTGTGGGTGCTGAGTGTGAGGACAGGCACGGGTTCCCTGGTGGTCTAGTGGTTAGGATTCGGCGCTCTCACCGCCGCGGCCCGGGTTCGATTCCCGGTCAGGGAAAGGTGTTTTGTTGCTGCCTTGCCTCTCACCTCCCCACGGTCCAAGCTTCCCCCCAGGGGTCAGGACTGAGCCTCGGAGGACCCTGGTCACCCGTTCACCCGGTGGTCCACTGCTTGGTCGAGTGCCAAGTGGGTCTCTCGGAGAGTGTTTGCAGATGGCTGTGTGCCAAGGGAGTGAGGAAGCCGAG GGTCCCGGGGCCACCTTCTCTGGGGAAAGGCTCTCCCAGACCCCGGGAATCCAGTGTTTACACCAGGTTCGCCCATTCGACCGCCTGTCTGAGGCCCAACTTCCACCCCGAGAGCTCCAACCACCGTGCTGGGTTCCAGCTCCAGCTCTGTCCTTATCCCTTCCTGCTCTCCACCGCCAGCCAGCCGGGCCGGGACACTCCCGGGGCCAGCTGGGAGCACAGGGTTCCCGAGCAAGGACAGCCCCCGAACCGTCAGCTCCCGAACCCAGCAGACGCAGACCCCAGAAAGTCATTCAGAGTCTGCTGGGATCCGGGGAAGCCGCTCTCCGCCCgggcccctcccctgtccccCCGGCTTTGGAAGGCCACGGCCTCCTACCCCCGCCAAGGTTCTGGAGGAGCCGAGCCCTCGGATCCCATTCAATGGTCTGTCGGAGGGAGGGGCGGGCTCCTCCAGACCCTTTCTTCCGTGCTCCCAGAAAAG CCGGGAAGCAGAACCCGGCACCGCCATCGCAGCAGAGAAAAGACACCGAAGAGCAGCAGGAGCCGAGACCCTCCCGGGACCCAGGTTCCCACACGGAGTGCTCCCACAGGGCCAGCAGCGCCAGAAGTACTAGCCAATGCCACCAGCACCAGCAGCACGAGCTTTAACAGCACTGGCAGTTACGGGAGTACGGGCAGCAGCGCCGGTCCGTCCGTCTGTCAGTTCCTGTGCCTAGCCGACCAGAGTGGGAGGAACCCGCCTGCCCTGTGTGAGGCCAGCACCCCCGCATCTGCCTCTGGAGCCCGGCTGCCTGCTTTTTCGGTGTCCGCAGGCCGTAGGCTGCCAGAAGTAGCCCGGAACCCCAAAGAGGCAGCTTGTCCGAGTGCAGCGAGGCGGGGGTGGGGCGGCCGGAGGTCTGTTCCCGAGCCGTTGGTACAACAAAGGCGAGAGAGCGAGGCCATCCGCCTGGAGGAGATCTCTCCCTTGGTGCGGAACAAGATGAAGGAGACCGCAGCGGCCTACCTGGGGCAGCGAGTGAGCAGCACCGCCATCACGGTGCCAGCCTACTTCAGCGACCCGAGGCGCCAGGGCACTAAGGATGCGGGGACCATGGCGGGGCTCCAGGTGCTGAGGATCATCAACGAGCCCGTGACTGAGGCCGTGGCCCACGGGCTGGACAGGTCGGACAGGGACAGGCGGGGAGCGCATTTGCTCCTCTTCGACCTGGACCGCGGCATCTGCGACCTGTCCGTTCTCACCGTCCACGACGGCATCTTTGAGGTACAGGCCACAACCAGGGACAC CCTGGACGGAGAGGACTTTGACAACCCGCTAATGAACCACCTCGTGGGAGAGTTCAGGCGCCAACCCCGGAAGGACCCGAGTCAGAACCAGAGGCCCCTGCGGGAGATGAGGAGCGCTGTGGAGCGAGCGAGCCGAAGGCACGCTGTAGTCCAGCGCGCGGGCCAACCTGGAGATCGGCTGCCTGGACGAGGGGGTGCGCCTGTTCAGGGCCATCACCCGGGCCGCTTTGAGGAGCTGTGCTCTGACCTTTACCCGGGCACCCTGGAGCGGGTGGAGAAGGCCTGTGGGACGCCCAGATGCACAAGGGCCAGATCCACAGGGTCGTGCTGCTGGTGGTAg
- the LOC130456956 gene encoding LOW QUALITY PROTEIN: uncharacterized protein LOC130456956 (The sequence of the model RefSeq protein was modified relative to this genomic sequence to represent the inferred CDS: inserted 3 bases in 2 codons; deleted 1 base in 1 codon; substituted 1 base at 1 genomic stop codon), translating into MGFLQEAFWRRGLLHFICVGAECEDRHGFPGGLVVRIRRSHRRGPGSIPGQGKVFCCCLASHLPTVQASPQGSGLSLGGPWSPVHPVVHCLVECQVGLSESVCRWLCAKGVRKPRVPGPPSLGKGSPRPRESSVYTRFAHSTACLRPNFHPESSNHRAGFQLQLCPYPFLLSTASQPGRDTPGASWEHRVPEQGQPPNRQLPNPADADPRKSFRVCWDPGKPLSARAPPLSPRLWKATASYPRQGSGGAEPSDPIQWSVGGRGGLLQTLSSVLPEKPGSRTRHRHRSREKTPKSSRSRDPPGTQVPTRSAPTGPAAPEVLANATSTSSTSFNSTGSYGSTGSSAGPSVCQFLCLADQSGRNPPALCEASTPASASGARLPAFSVSAGRRLPEVARNPKEAACPSAARRGWGGRRSVPEPLVQQRRESEAIRLEEISPLVRNKMKETAAAYLGQRVSSTAITVPAYFSDPRRQGTKDAGTMAGLQVLRIINEPVTEAVAHGLDRSDRDRRGAHLLLFDLDRGICDLSVLTVHDGIFEVQATTRDTXLDGEDFDNPLMNHLVGEFRRQPRKDPSQNQRPLREMRSAVERASRGTLXSSARANLEIGCLDEGVRLFRAITRXRFEELCSDLYPGTLERVEKACGTPRCTRARSTGSCCWW; encoded by the exons ATGGGGTTCCTGCAGGAGGCGTTTTGGAGGCGCGGGCTGTTGCATTTCATCTGTGTGGGTGCTGAGTGTGAGGACAGGCACGGGTTCCCTGGTGGTCTAGTGGTTAGGATTCGGCGCTCTCACCGCCGCGGCCCGGGTTCGATTCCCGGTCAGGGAAAGGTGTTTTGTTGCTGCCTTGCCTCTCACCTCCCCACGGTCCAAGCTTCCCCCCAGGGGTCAGGACTGAGCCTCGGAGGACCCTGGTCACCCGTTCACCCGGTGGTCCACTGCTTGGTCGAGTGCCAAGTGGGTCTCTCGGAGAGTGTTTGCAGATGGCTGTGTGCCAAGGGAGTGAGGAAGCCGAG GGTCCCGGGGCCACCTTCTCTGGGGAAAGGCTCTCCCAGACCCCGGGAATCCAGTGTTTACACCAGGTTCGCCCATTCGACCGCCTGTCTGAGGCCCAACTTCCACCCCGAGAGCTCCAACCACCGTGCTGGGTTCCAGCTCCAGCTCTGTCCTTATCCCTTCCTGCTCTCCACCGCCAGCCAGCCGGGCCGGGACACTCCCGGGGCCAGCTGGGAGCACAGGGTTCCCGAGCAAGGACAGCCCCCGAACCGTCAGCTCCCGAACCCAGCAGACGCAGACCCCAGAAAGTCATTCAGAGTCTGCTGGGATCCGGGGAAGCCGCTCTCCGCCCgggcccctcccctgtccccCCGGCTTTGGAAGGCCACGGCCTCCTACCCCCGCCAAGGTTCTGGAGGAGCCGAGCCCTCGGATCCCATTCAATGGTCTGTCGGAGGGAGGGGCGGGCTCCTCCAGACCCTTTCTTCCGTGCTCCCAGAAAAG CCGGGAAGCAGAACCCGGCACCGCCATCGCAGCAGAGAAAAGACACCGAAGAGCAGCAGGAGCCGAGACCCTCCCGGGACCCAGGTTCCCACACGGAGTGCTCCCACAGGGCCAGCAGCGCCAGAAGTACTAGCCAATGCCACCAGCACCAGCAGCACGAGCTTTAACAGCACTGGCAGTTACGGGAGTACGGGCAGCAGCGCCGGTCCGTCCGTCTGTCAGTTCCTGTGCCTAGCCGACCAGAGTGGGAGGAACCCGCCTGCCCTGTGTGAGGCCAGCACCCCCGCATCTGCCTCTGGAGCCCGGCTGCCTGCTTTTTCGGTGTCCGCAGGCCGTAGGCTGCCAGAAGTAGCCCGGAACCCCAAAGAGGCAGCTTGTCCGAGTGCAGCGAGGCGGGGGTGGGGCGGCCGGAGGTCTGTTCCCGAGCCGTTGGTACAACAAAGGCGAGAGAGCGAGGCCATCCGCCTGGAGGAGATCTCTCCCTTGGTGCGGAACAAGATGAAGGAGACCGCAGCGGCCTACCTGGGGCAGCGAGTGAGCAGCACCGCCATCACGGTGCCAGCCTACTTCAGCGACCCGAGGCGCCAGGGCACTAAGGATGCGGGGACCATGGCGGGGCTCCAGGTGCTGAGGATCATCAACGAGCCCGTGACTGAGGCCGTGGCCCACGGGCTGGACAGGTCGGACAGGGACAGGCGGGGAGCGCATTTGCTCCTCTTCGACCTGGACCGCGGCATCTGCGACCTGTCCGTTCTCACCGTCCACGACGGCATCTTTGAGGTACAGGCCACAACCAGGGACAC CCTGGACGGAGAGGACTTTGACAACCCGCTAATGAACCACCTCGTGGGAGAGTTCAGGCGCCAACCCCGGAAGGACCCGAGTCAGAACCAGAGGCCCCTGCGGGAGATGAGGAGCGCTGTGGAGCGAGCGAGCCGA GGCACGCTGTAGTCCAGCGCGCGGGCCAACCTGGAGATCGGCTGCCTGGACGAGGGGGTGCGCCTGTTCAGGGCCATCACCC GCCGCTTTGAGGAGCTGTGCTCTGACCTTTACCCGGGCACCCTGGAGCGGGTGGAGAAGGCCTGTGGGACGCCCAGATGCACAAGGGCCAGATCCACAGGGTCGTGCTGCTGGTGGTAg